The Desulfobacterales bacterium genome segment GTATCACGGATTTGGTCGTCCGAACTGTAGCCCGCCATTCAAATATCTGTTCGTATTTTGACATTCCGGTTCAGCATGCCGCCGACAGAATATTAAAACAGATGGGCCGACCATGTACGGCCGATGATCTGTACCGGTTATATGACAGCATCCGTACGGTTGTGCCCGATGCTGCGCTCCGGACAACCGTGATGGTCGGGTTCCCGGGAGAAACCGATGCGGATTTTAAAGAATTGCTGAGGTTTATAGAAACGGTCCGGTTTGATCAGCTGGGCGGATTTATATATTCGGATTTTGATGATTTATCCTCCCACACGCTTAGCGGTCATGTGCCGGAACACGTGGCAAAAGAGCGATTTGACGAACTCATGAAGCGCCAGCGCGATATTGCCATGCAGATCAATCAACAGCATGTGGAAAAGGTGCTGGACGTTCTGGTTGAGGAGAATCCCGAACAGCACCTTTTTGTCGGAAGGACTTCGTTTCAGGCCCCGGAAGTGGATGGCGTAACCTATATCCATGGTGAAAATCTGCAGGTGGGGGATTTTGTCAAAATCAGAATCACGGATGCTTACGAATATGATCTTTCAGGAGAAGCCTTATGAGTCCGCTTAAACATAAGATCAAGGACGGAATAAATGAAGACCTGACCGGTATCGAAGACGAATTGAAGCGCCATTTAAGCCCTTGTCTGGATCTTGTGTCCCAGGTCGCCGGACATATCCTGTTTTGCGGAGGAAAGCGCATACGGCCCCTTTTGATGATATTATCGGCGAGAATCTGTGGCTATAACGGCGATCAGGATAAAAAATATTCCACCATGTTTGAATACCTGCATACGGCGACCCTGTTGCATGATGACGTTGTGGACGGGGCATCCATGAGAAGAGGCAAGCCCGTGGCCAATTCAATCTGGGATCCGGCAACAGTCATTCTGGCGGGTGATTTTCTCCTGGCGAGGGCGCTTTCGATATCGGCTGAAACCGGCAGCCCGAAAGTCATTCGCACGATTGCCGATATCACCGAAAAGATGTCACAGGGCGAGATTCATCAGCTGCAAAGGAAAAACGATAGCAGCCTTTCTGAATCCGAATATCTGGAAGTGATCCGGAATAAAACCGCTGTACTCGTTTCCGGCGCCTGCCGGGTGGGCGCCATCATCGCGCAGGCCTCCGAAATAGAGGAAGAGGCACTGCATACGTATGGGTATCATATCGGGATGGCGTTCCAGATGGCGGACGATCTGCTCGACTATACAGCGGACTCGACCGTGCTTGGCAAACACATCGGAGCTGATTTGAAAGAGGGGAAAATGACACTTCCGGTCATCGTCGCTTTTGAACGGGCCGATTCCAGCGATCGGAAGTTCATGGAGAAGATATTAAACGCCCGAGATTTTTCTATACAGGATTTTGAAAAATTGTTAACATTGTTAACAAAATATGGCGGGATCGAGTATACCCGCCGGGCGGCTGCAGATCATATCCAAAAGGCAAAACAAGCCCTGACTGTTTTCAAGCCTGCTATAACCCGAAATATTCTGTCTGATATCGCTGACTTTGTATTAACCCGAAAATCCTGACGTTTGTCGTTCAACGTGTTTGAACCTTTTCAAAGGCGGTGGAGGTTGGTTTATGCTATTATCGTCTCACATCCGGCGCAGAGGCTGCTTGTGTCTGGTACCTGCTCTGATCGTTTTGTTCGTCACCTTCTGCAGCGGCTTTGCTGCTGAACCGGTTGCTGATAACACGGTTGAGGTCATCGGCACAGGCTGTATCCGGGGAAATAATGTTGAGGCCGCCAGAGATAAGGCTGTTTCAAACGGATTGGTGGCTGCCATTGGAGAAACCGTATCCCGCCTCATAACGTCTCAAGCCGTTGTGGATCAGTTTCAGATTCTGGACAAGTATCTTTACCGTGATGCCGATAACTTTATTCAGGATTACAAGGTGCTGACTCAGTTAAAGGCGAATACATATTACCGGGTTTTCATTCGGGCGACGGTGTCTGAAGATAAAATCAGAGATCAATTATCCGGTCTGGGAATCCTGTCTTTAAAAAAGGATACCCCGGGGTTGCTTTTGTTGATTGCCGAACGCAATGTGGAAGACCTTGCGCCAAAATGCTGGTGGAAAACCACCGGGGGTGGAGAAATCAGCATTGCAGAAAAGGCGGTGGCCCGGAAAATGGCCGATAAGGGCTTCCAGATCGTATCCCATGCTGATGAAACGCTTTGGAAGGAAAACGGATATGCTGCCGGGAGCACCAAAACCGATGAAGAGACGGCGCTTTTTCTGGGCGAACATTTTCAGGCGGATGTGGTCATTATCGGTACATCCGAGGCCGTTCCGGGACCCAATATGATGGGCGGGGATCTCAGATCGTTTGAGGGCCGAATGACGGCGCAAGCCCTTCGGGTCGGTACCGGTGAAAAAATTGCTTTCGCGGATCAGCACTTTGCAGCTGTGAACAGGGACGTGTCAACAGGATGCCTGGAAGCGCTGACAGGCGCAGGTACTCTTGTCGCTGATGATCTGGCGGTTCAGATTATGTCCGTGTGGAATTCCGGATACGGCGAACTCTCGGACATCGAAATCATTGTCCGGGGAACCAAACAACTCGGGCATTTTGTCAGGTTCAGAAAAATACTAAATGAGGTTTCCGGCGTTGAACGTGTTGCGCTGAAAGCGATAAGCGGCAATGAAGGGACGATAAAAGCCGTGTTCCATGGCACAGCCAAAGACCTTGCCCAGGCATTGATGTTAAGAACGTACGATGATTTCGGAATCAATATCTCAGAAACTGACCCGCAGGGCTTGACTGTCGATCTGATTTCCGATTCGCCTGTTCTTTCTGGAAAACCGCTGTCTCCCTGATCGCTGCTTCATGGGGTTGGTCAGCATAGAATTTCCGGGATACAGCTGTAAATAAAAAAACAGTTATTTATACAATCAACGGATGTGTCATTCAGCATTGAAATCAGGAGATTTTGACATAAATATCCCAAACCTGATCACCATCAGCAGAATCGTATTAACTCCGGTTTTCGTTATCCTGCTGTTGAAGGATTTACGGTTTGCGGCTTTTGTTGTGTTTACGGTCGCAGGTATCAGCGATGCCCTGGACGGCCTGATTGCCAGATGTTTTAATAAACGCACGGTGTTGGGGTCCTATCTGGATCCGATTGCCGACAAGTTGCTTCTGGTATCCGCGTTTGTCTGCCTGGCGGTTCTTGAAATTATTCCGGAATGGCTGGCGGTCATTGTGCTGAGCCGGGATATCGTGATTGTTCTCGGCATTGCGGTGTTTTCCATTACAGATATTCATGTTGAAATGCGGCCGAGCCTGGTCAGCAAGTGCACGACGCTGTTCCAGATCGCCACGGTAATATTGAGCCTTCTGGAGCCGAAGATTAAAATCGCATTGTTCAGCGAAAATTTACTTTACTGGTTTACTGCAGGATTGACGGTTTTATCCGGATTCCATTATCTATATCACGGGTTGAATATATTGCAGAATTCGTTAGGTAACAGTCAGGGGCGGAAATAACGGGTTCTGTGTCTAATTTTTCTTGACACGGATATCATCGGGTGATAGGTTTTGGCTTTCATGAAGGCACGTAGCTCAGTGGGAGAGCACTACCCTGACACGGTAGGGGTCGTTGGTTCAAATCCAATCGTGCCTACCAGTAAAATCAAGGGATTACGGTTTGTTTCGTAATCCCTTTTTGTGTTTATACTGTCTTTTTCAATGCCGCTGTCTTACAGGACAGGCTGTCCTTCCGGTTTCATTTTTTGATCCCTGCAAGAACAGGGTTTCGGGAAAAATAAATTGCACCGCCGTGCCTGTACGTTTACCCGTCTTCCGCGTTGTATGAAAGAGCACATACGACAAGTATCCGCTCGTTGATAGGGTCTGGTCTTGAAGACGGACACAAATGCTGCGCAATCCCGGTTTTTTTTTCGAGGTCCTAAAATGTATTTCTGCTGATAAATTTTTCCTTCCGCTGGTTATTACGGCTGAAAGGACGGAAAAATTCAACTGCTGGGGGTGCGGAAGCAATACGACACAGGAAATAAAATAACTTGATTAGGATATTATTATATAATATTAATATGTTAATAGATTTTCCCCGGGACAGGTTTCGGCTGTGAATGCCGATCCGATCGGATTGTTTTTTATTACGGAGTTGCGGAATAACGTAGTATCAAAACGTAAGGGGGAATAATTATGATTAAAAAAAGCTATTCAAAGACAGGAAATTTTTGTCGGGTTACCTTTAAGCTTCCGGCAGCCGTCCATGCGGAAGCGGCTATGTTATGCGGGGATTTCAATGAATGGGATACCGGATCCAATCCCATGAGGCGGCTGAAAGACGGCGG includes the following:
- a CDS encoding polyprenyl synthetase family protein, giving the protein MSPLKHKIKDGINEDLTGIEDELKRHLSPCLDLVSQVAGHILFCGGKRIRPLLMILSARICGYNGDQDKKYSTMFEYLHTATLLHDDVVDGASMRRGKPVANSIWDPATVILAGDFLLARALSISAETGSPKVIRTIADITEKMSQGEIHQLQRKNDSSLSESEYLEVIRNKTAVLVSGACRVGAIIAQASEIEEEALHTYGYHIGMAFQMADDLLDYTADSTVLGKHIGADLKEGKMTLPVIVAFERADSSDRKFMEKILNARDFSIQDFEKLLTLLTKYGGIEYTRRAAADHIQKAKQALTVFKPAITRNILSDIADFVLTRKS
- a CDS encoding isoamylase early set domain-containing protein is translated as MIKKSYSKTGNFCRVTFKLPAAVHAEAAMLCGDFNEWDTGSNPMRRLKDGGFSFTLSLACGRNYRYRYLLDGHHWENDWDADDYVPNDFGGEDSVVNL
- a CDS encoding CDP-alcohol phosphatidyltransferase family protein — encoded protein: MKSGDFDINIPNLITISRIVLTPVFVILLLKDLRFAAFVVFTVAGISDALDGLIARCFNKRTVLGSYLDPIADKLLLVSAFVCLAVLEIIPEWLAVIVLSRDIVIVLGIAVFSITDIHVEMRPSLVSKCTTLFQIATVILSLLEPKIKIALFSENLLYWFTAGLTVLSGFHYLYHGLNILQNSLGNSQGRK